A part of Aegilops tauschii subsp. strangulata cultivar AL8/78 chromosome 2, Aet v6.0, whole genome shotgun sequence genomic DNA contains:
- the LOC109752255 gene encoding uncharacterized protein: protein MEGKIGGSIAAEQGEILKGKKASALEGGETRKMNKASASQRGEIRASQGTEVLKRKKELAEAIAAEGRRWLGWKKQPSGSGKKRKVVVKRRLPQALIDFLIASPCKLVDELPDDVLAEKDYEYRETYAEKKDKAQKINAYNQTLIDQYYANGYAEDESEVSDDEEETVEN from the coding sequence ATGGAGGGTAAAATCGGCGGCTCGATCGCGGCGGAGCAGGGTGAAATCCTGAAGGGGAAGAAGGCGAGCGCGTTGGAGGGGGGTGAAACCCGGAAGATGAATAAGGCGAGCGCGTCGCAACGGGGTGAAATCCGCGCGTCGCAGGGGACTGAAGTCCTGAAGAGGAAGAAGGAGTTGGCGGAGGCGATAGCGGCGGAGGGTCGCCGGTGGCTGGGGTGGAAGAAACAGCCGTCCGGGTCCGGCAAGAAGAGGAAGGTGGTGGTCAAGAGGAGGTTGCCGCAGGCACTCATCGATTTTTTGATTGCAAGTCCCTGCAAGCTCGTCGACGAGCTCCCTGACGACGTGCTGGCCGAGAAGGACTATGAATACCGCGAAACCTACGCTGAGAAAAAGGACAAGGCCCAGAAGATAAATGCCTACAACCAGACCCTCATCGACCAGTACTACGCCAATGGCTATGCGGAGGACGAATCTGAGGTCAGtgacgacgaggaggagacgGTGGAGAACTGA
- the LOC109752260 gene encoding BTB/POZ domain-containing protein At2g24240, producing MAARPGGGGRVRFNVGGQAFETTTTTLANAGRDSMLGALLDASWNVPCAGASAGGEDAAAEYFIDRNPACFAVLLDLLRTGSLHVPPHLPEKLLYREALYYGLLDHVRAARWGTFDGDRLRLASSVPGRAPGDGTAVRAAPDGGCCVAHGGAVHVYNWMLDERRPVSLDHSQVNDVAYLDASTLLIAARERLGKCDGGMAAFSAVSGDLRHRFRVQHDRQAKSFTAGALAFDRDSRIFASCKGRLNEYGIGVWDSATGEQADFFYEPPGCALGDADRLQWLDATNALMVATLFPKTDNCSIGLLDFRDKSVAWSWSDAGTAASLEEKRVLHAIAMEDERSVCVINQYDDLGFLDLRNNAGAVRWSSRSKLMNRKAPGEESCYPKLATHGGQLFSSMNDSISVFSGPEHVLTSTLRRSYGGAICDFSIGGDRLFALHNEENVFDVWETPPPPII from the coding sequence ATGGCGGCGAGGCCAGGAGGAGGCGGGCGCGTGCGCTTCAACGTGGGCGGGCAGGCGTTCgagaccaccaccaccacgctcGCCAACGCCGGCCGCGACTCCATGCTCGGCGCGCTGCTCGACGCCTCCTGGAACGTGCCCTGCGCCGGTGCCTCCGCCGGCGGGGAGGACGCGGCCGCCGAGTACTTCATCGACCGCAACCCGGCGTGCTTCGCGGTGCTGCTCGACCTGCTCCGCACGGGCAGCCTCCACGTCCCGCCGCACCTCCCGGAGAAGCTGCTCTACCGGGAGGCGCTCTACTACGGCCTCCTCGACCACGTCCGCGCCGCGCGCTGGGGGACCTTCGACGGCGACCGCCTGCGCCTCGCGTCCTCCGTGCCCGGCCGCGCCCCCGGGGACGGCACGGCCGTCCGCGCCGCGCCCGACGGCGGCTGCTGCGTCGCGCACGGGGGCGCCGTGCACGTCTACAACTGGATGCTCGACGAGCGCCGCCCCGTCTCGCTCGACCACTCGCAGGTCAACGACGTCGCCTACCTCGACGCGTCCACCCTGCTCATCGCCGCGCGCGAGCGGCTCGGCAAGTGCGACGGCGGGATGGCCGCCTTCTCCGCCGTCTCCGGGGACCTCCGCCACCGCTTCCGCGTCCAGCACGACCGCCAGGCCAAGTCCTTCACCGCCGGCGCGCTGGCCTTCGACAGGGACTCGAGGATCTTCGCCAGCTGCAAGGGCCGCCTCAACGAGTACGGCATCGGCGTCTGGGACAGCGCCACCGGCGAGCAGGCCGACTTCTTCTACGAGCCCCCCGGCTGCGCCCTGGGCGACGCCGACAGGCTCCAGTGGCTGGACGCTACCAACGCGCTCATGGTGGCCACGCTGTTCCCCAAGACGGACAACTGTTCCATCGGGCTGCTGGATTTCCGGGACAAGAGCGTGGCCTGGTCGTGGTCCGACGCCGGCACGGCCGCGTCGCTGGAGGAGAAGCGCGTGCTCCACGCCATCGCCATGGAGGACGAGCGGTCCGTGTGCGTCATCAACCAGTACGACGACCTCGGGTTCCTGGACCTGCGGAACAACGCCGGCGCCGTGCGGTGGAGCTCCCGGAGCAAGCTGATGAACCGGAAGGCGCCCGGCGAGGAGAGCTGCTACCCGAAGCTGGCGACGCACGGCGGGCAGCTCTTCTCGTCGATGAACGACAGCATCTCCGTGTTCAGCGGCCCCGAGCACGTGCTGACATCGACGCTGAGGCGGAGCTACGGCGGCGCCATCTGCGACTTCTCCATCGGAGGCGACCGCCTCTTCGCCCTGCACAACGAGGAGAACGTGTTCGACGTCTgggagacgccgccgccgccgatcatCTGA